The Microbacterium amylolyticum genome includes the window TTTTCCTGGCGCCGTGGTGCATCTGGGGGCGTTGGGTGTGGTGACGCATCTTGAGCTTGATACGGAACCCGACTACGAGGTTGCTCAGCGGGTCTTTGATGCGCCGCGCTGGGCCGATGTTCTTGCGCGCTTCGATGAGGTGACGGCGCTGGGCGACAGCGTGAGCATTTTCACGGCCTTCGAAAGCACGGATGTGGCGCGGCAGCTCTGGGTCAAGCGACGTGTTCCCCACGGCGAGATCGACACGGCGCTGATTGAGCGCATCGGAGCACGTCCGGCCGATGGGCCACGTCATCCGATTCCCGGAGTTTTCCCCGATGCCTGCAGCGAGCAGAACGACGTTCCCGGACCGTGGTTCGAGCGCCTCCCGCACTTCCGCTTGGCTTTCACCCCTTCCGTGGGAGAAGAACTGCAGAGTGAATACCTGCTTCCACGAGAACGCGCAGCCGAGGCGATTGACGCCCTCCAGACGTTGTCGTCATCGATTGCGCCACTTCTGCATGTGTGTGAGATTCGGACGATGAAGGCAGACGACCTGTGGCTCAGCCCTGCGCACGGTCGCGACAGCGTGGGAATCCACTTCACCTGGCATCGAGATGAGCCCGCCGTTCGCGAGCTCCTTCCGCGCATCGAGGCGATCGTCGCTCCGCTGGGCGCCCGCCCTCACTGGGGCAAGATCTTTACGATGCCGGGTGATGAAGTGCGCTCGCGCTACGACCGGTGGGAGGATTTCCGGGAGCTGCAGCAGCGACTCGACCCGCGCGGCATCTTCCGAAATGCCTATCTCGAACGAGTTGGCCTCTAGGCTACGAGTTATAACGTTGTAACAATGGGTGGGAGAATCTGATGGCGGTGACGCTCAAGGACGTGGCGCAAGCTGCCGGTGTGTCGATCAAGACGGTGTCAAACGTCATCAACGACTACCCGCACATTCGACCGATAACGCGCGAAAAGGTCGAGCAAGTGATTACTGAGCTCGGGTACACGCCGAACCAGACCGCGCGAAATCTGCGCTCGGGGCGGACGGGCGTGATTGCGCTGGCGGTTCCCGATTTGTCGCTCGCGTACTTCGCCGAGCTGGCTGCGGCCGTGATCGAGGCAGCTGAAAAGGCGAGCCTGACGGTGCAGGTTGAACAGACCGGTGGCACGCGTGAGCGTGAAATCGCCCTGCTGCGCACGCCGCGCCTCCAGCAGACCGATGGAGTGCTCTTCAGCCCGCTTGAGATGAGCCAGTCCGACGCACACCTGCTCGATGTGGGATACCCGCTCGTGCTTCTCGGTGAGCGGATCTTCGGTGCGAACTGTGATCACGTCACGATGCGCAATACGGAAGCCGCGCGCGCTGCAACCGATTTTCTGCTGGATACGGGCCGTCGCCGCATCGCTTTGGTGGGTGCCCACGAGGGAGAGGTGATCGGTTCTGCCGGTCTCCGCCTCAAGGGGTACCGGGACGCGCTCGATGCACGCGGCATCGCATACGACGAGCAGCTCGTTGCGCCAGCGGGGGAGTGGCACCGCGTTGATGGTCTGGAATCCGCTCGTGAGCTGCTGGAGCGTGGCGTCGAGTTCGATGCGCTGTTCGCCCTCAACGACACCCTGGCGTTCGGCGCAATTCGCGCGCTCGAAGAGTCGGGCCGGCGGGTTCCTGACGACGTCGCGGTGATTGGTTTCGACAACATCGATGAATCGGCATACTCACTCCCCGCGCTGACGACGGTGGATCCCGGACGGGAATGGATCGCGCAACGCGCCGTTGACGCGCTTGTCGAACGGATCGCGAACGCTGACTTGCCTCCGCGTCAGGAACTGGCAGCCTTCCGTGTGATCGAACGGGAGTCCGCGGTGGCGCCGGGAGCGCGTGACTGATTGCCGTGACCAGCGTTCCCGCTGATCATGACAAGAGCTCGGTTTAGCGTCGCTTTTTCTTCTTCGTCGATGCCGGAGCCGCGACGCGCGAGTACTTGGCCTCCTGTCCAGCGATGGGTGAATCGGCAGGAACCGTGCCGCCGCGCTCCGCTCGCCGAATGTCGAGGATCATCCCGATCGACATCGCGAATGTGATGCCCCAGCTCAGCCATGCCAGAGCGACACGCCATGTGAAGTCACGTGACTCTGACCCCTTCAACAGCGCCAAGCCGTTCGTGACGGCGCTGATGAGTCCGGTTCCCAGCAGGTATCTGCGCATGACGTCCACGCTACCGCTTCTCGGGCCTCCAGCCGAGAAGAGCGCGCATTGCCCTCGGGGTATGTGCGTCACTAGGCTGGCCGAAGAGACGGAGGAAACATGTCGCGAGCAGATCTGGTCGTCGTTGCCAACCGCCTTCCTGTTGACCGCGTAGAGGGGCCCGACGGCGAACCGTCGTGGCGCCGTTCACCCGGTGGACTTGTTACCGCGCTAGAGCAGGTGATGCAGAACCTCGATGGCGCCTGGGTCGGATGGGGCGGGAAAGCTGACCTCGAGGTTGATCCCTTCGAGTTCGATGGAAATCTCCTTGTACCGGTCAAGCTCAGCCCTGCTGACCTTCAGGACTACTACGAGGGTTTCTCCAACGGCACGATTTGGCCGCTCTACCACGATGTCATCGCCGCCCCGGTCTACAAGCGCTCGTGGTGGGACGCATATGTCCGCGTGAACCGACGCTTTGCCGAGGCGGCCGCCGAGGTCGCCAACGAGGGTGGCGTCGTATGGGTGCAGGACTATCAGCTGCAGCTGGTCCCGAAGTTCCTTCGCGAGCTTCGTCCCGACGTCACCATCGGCTACTTCCACCACATTCCGTTTCCCGCATACGCCTTGTTCGCCCAGCTCCCGTGGCGCAAACAGGTTCTCGAGGGCCTTCTCGGCGCCGATGTTGTCGGATTCCAGCGGCTCGCCGATGCGGGCAACTTCCAGCGCTCTATCCGGCGGTTGCTCAGCTACCCGACAAAATCCGACACCGTTCAGGTCCCGGATGGCGAGGGCGAAACACGACTCGTCATCGCGAAGCACTATCCGATCTCGATTGACGCCGAGCAGTTCATCGCCCTGTCGAAGGATCCCGCGATCATCGCGAGGGCAAAGGCATTGCGCGAACAGGTGGGAACCGACACTCTCCTTCTCGGTGTTGACCGTCTTGACTACACCAAGGGCATCCGTCACCGGTTGAAGGCGCATAGCGAGCTCCTCGCCGATGGCCGCCTCACCGCCTCGGCGGCAACGCTGGTGCAGGTAGCGAGCCCCTCGCGGCCCGGTGTTGAGGCGTATCAGGACTTGCGCGACGAAATTGAGAAGACGGTGGCGCGCACGAATGGCGATTATTCGTCGGTGGAGTACACCGCGATCCGGTATCTTCATCAGGGCTTCCCCCGCGAAGAAATGGTGGCACTGTACCTCGCTGCCGATGTGATGCTCGTCACGGCGTTGCGTGACGGAATGAACCTCGTTGCGAAGGAGTACGTGGCCGTTCGCGCCGACAACACTGGCGTTCTCGTTCTCAGCGAGTTTGCTGGCGCCGCTGACGAGCTCGGAAGCGCTTTGCTCGTGAATCCTCATGACATCGACGGCACGAAAGACACGATCATGCGGGCGATCAACATGCCGAAAGCAGAACAGGCACGTCGGATGAAGACCATGCGGAAGAAGGTCATGGATCACGATGTGGAGAAGTGGGGGCGTTCCTTCCTCGCCGACGTCGACGCGCTGCGCAAGGAACGGGCAGACAAGGCAGAAGCGGACAACGCATGAGTTCGATTCCGGAGGGATTCGGCGAGGCGATCGCGCTCCTCGCCCAGGCGCCGCGGCTTCTCGTTGCGCTGGATTTCGATGGAACGCTTTCGCCGCTGGTTGACGAGCCGATGACAGCTCGGGCAACGCCAGAAGCGAAAGCCGCTGTGCAGGCGCTGGTGGCCTCCCCACAGACTACGGTCGCGTTCGTCTCCGGACGCTCGCTTGCCGACCTGAGGGTGATCGCAGAACATACCGACGATTCTCAGGTGTGGCTTGCCGGCTCTCACGGTGCGGAGCACTGGCGCCCCGCGGGAGCTGCCCCGCGGTTGCGGGCGATGAGTGATGGAGCCGAGCGCGAGGCGCGCCAGGCCGCGGAACTGGCGACGGACGCCGAAGCGGCTGTTCACGGAGTCGACGGTGCGTGGATTGAGCACAAGGCCTTCGGCTTTGCACTGCATACTCGGCGCGCTCACGCAGAAGATGAGGCAACCGCCCGCGACGCTGTTGACACGATCGTGGCAAAGCGCGCGCCATCGTGGCGTAGGCGGGACGGCAAGAACGTTGTCGAATTCGCGTGGCGTCACGAGGGTAAGGACACCGCTATCGCTGAGCTGCGTGAAGCCGTTGGCGCCGACGCCGTCCTCTTCGCCGGCGACGATGTTACGGACGAGGACGCGATACGTTCGCTCGAAGACGGCGACATGGGAATCCATGTTGGGGCGGGCGAAACGGTCGCCTCCTACGTTGTTGACGACACGCCGACACTCGCCGCCGTGCTCACGGCTTTGGCGCGGATTCGATCAACCTGATGGCGTGACACGCTCGATGGTTTGCAGGATGCGGACCGGTTCGGAGCACTGCGACTCTGGGAATAGGATGCGAGAGTGAGTGACAACGCAGGAACCGAACCCACGACCGGCATCGATATCAAGCCGCGCAGTCGTGTAGTAACGGATGGCATCGAGGCGACGACCTCGCGCGGAATGCTTCGTGCCGTCGGCATGGGCGATGACGACTGGGACAAGCCTCAGATCGGCATCGCGTCCAGCTGGAACGAGATCACACCGTGCAACCTTTCTCTCGATCGCCTCGCGCAGGGGTCGAAGGAAGGCGTACACCGCGGAGGCGGCTACCCGTTGCAGTTCGGCACGATTAGCGTCTCTGACGGCATCTCCATGGGCCACGAGGGAATGCACTTCTCGCTCGTGAGCCGCGAGGTCATTGCCGACAGCGTCGAAACGGTCGTGATGGGCGAGCGCCTTGACGGAACCGTGCTGCTGGCGGGCTGCGACAAGTCGTTGCCCGGAATGCTCATGGCTGCCGCGCGTCTCGAGCTCGCCAGCGTCTTCCTGTACGCCGGTTCGATCGCGCCCGGCTGGGTCAAGCTCGACGATGGCACTGAGAAGACCATCACGATCATTGACTCCTTCGAAGCCGTGGGTGCCTGTAAGGCCGGCCAGATGTCCGAGTCCGATCTGAAAAAGATCGAGTGCGGGTTCGCTCCGGGCGAGGGCGCGTGCGGCGGCATGTACACCGCCAACACGATGGCCTGCGTTGCCGAAGCGCTCGGCATGAGCCTTCCCGGCTCGTCCACGCCGCTGTCGGCCGACCGTCGCCGCGACATGTACGCGCACCGCTCTGGTGAGGCTGTCGTTGAGATGCTCCGCAAGGGGATCACGACAAAAGACATCCTCACGAAGAAGGCGTTCGAAAACGCCGTGACCGTGGCGATGGTTCTCGGTGGTTCGACAAACGCCGTTCTGCACCTGCTGGCCATTGCTCGCGAGGCCGGCGTTGACCTCACCCTCGACGATTTCACCCGCATCGGGCAGCGCTCTCCGCACCTGGCTGATGTGAAGCCGTTCGGCCAGTTTGTGGCCCAGGACTTCGACCGCGTTGGCGGCATGCCCGTTGTGATGAAGGCGCTGCTTGACGCGGGCCTGCTGCACGGCGACGCGATGACCGTCACGGGAAAGACGGTCGCCGAGAACCTGGCTGATCTCGACATCGCGCCGCTCGATGGTGAGGTAGTTCGTTCGCTCGACAACCCCATCCACGCAACCGGTGGACTGACGATTCTTGATGGTTCCCTTGCTCCCGAGGGTGCCGTGGTGAAGACCGCCGGCTTCGACGCTGAGGTGTTCGAGGGACCCGCGCGCGTGTTTGAACGCGAGCGCGCCGCCATGGACGCTCTCACCAACGGCGAGATCAACAAGGGCGATGTCGTTGTGATCCGTTACGAGGGTCCTAAGGGTGGGCCCGGGATGCGCGAGATGCTCGCCATCACGGCTGCCATCAAGGGCGCTGGCCTTGGCAAGGATGTACTACTGTTGACGGATGGTCGATTCTCCGGCGGCACAACCGGCCTGTGCATCGGCCATATCGCTCCGGAAGCGGTGGACGCAGGTCCCATCGCGTTCGTGCGCGATGGTGATCTGATCAGGGTCAATGTCGCCGCTCGCTCTCTCGACCTACTCGTCGACGAGGCTGAGCTCGCCTCCCGCCGCGAAGGCTGGGAGTCGTTGCCTCCGCGCTACACCCGCGGCGTTCTCGCCAAGTACTCGAAGCTCGTGCGGTCCGCCGCTCAGGGCGCTGTCACCGGCTGACACGCCTCCGCTTCTACGACTGCCGTTCGCTCGAACAGATCAGGGAAGTATCATGCCCGCAGATCCCACCACCGGGGCCGTTCCTCGGCCCCCCGCTCGCCACTCCAGCACGCCCGTCATCACGGGTGCCGAGGCCGTTGTTCGCTCGCTTGAGCTTCTCGGCGTCAAGGATGTGTTCGGCCTCCCCGGCGGCGCCATCCTGCCCGCGTATGACGCGCTGATGGGCGACAACTCGCTGAACCATATTCTCGTTCGTCACGAACAGGGTGCCGGTCACGCTGCAGAAGGCTACGCGTCCGCATCAGGCGAAGTCGGTGTCGCGATCGCGACATCGGGCCCTGGTGCAACGAATCTCGTCACGGCCATCGCCGACGCATACATGGACTCCGTGCCGTTCGTTGCGATCACGGGTCAGGTGTTCTCGACGCTGATGGGAACCGATGCGTTCCAGGAAGCGGACATCGTCGGAATCACGATGCCCGTGACGAAGCACTCGTTCCTTGTTCGCAAGGCTGAGGACATTCCTCAGGCCATTGCGCAGGCGTTTGAGATCGCGAAGACCGGCCGTCCCGGACCGGTGCTCGTTGACATCACCAAGGACGCGCAGCAGAACGAGGTGCCGTTTGTATGGCCGCCGAAGTTCGATCTGCCCGGCTACCGTCCGGTCACGAAGGCGCACGGAAAGCAGATCCAGGCCGCAGCCAATTTGCTGGCCGAGGCCAAGCAGCCCGTGCTCTATGTCGGAGGCGGTGTCGTTCGTGGGCGGGCTTCGGAAGAGCTGAAGACTTTCGCAGAAGCGACGTCGACGCCCGTCGTGACGACGCTGATGGCCCGGGGCGCTTTCCCCGACTCTCATCAGCAGCACCTCGGAATGCCGGGAATGCACGGCGCAGTTCCTGCCGTTCTCGCTCTCCAAGAGGCTGATCTCATCATCGCTCTTGGCGCACGCTTTGACGACCGTGTCACCGGTAAGGCTGAGCTCTTCGCACCGAAGGCCAAGGTCGTTCACGTTGATATCGACCCGGCGGAAATCGGAAAGATCCGTGCGGCTGAGGTTCCGATCGTCGGTGATGTGAAAGAGGTGCTGGTCGACCTCGAGACGGCGTACCGCTCGTCGACGGCGGCTCACCGTCCTGACTTCGCCGAGTGGTGGCAGTACCTTAACGGGCTGCGGGATCAGTATCCGCTCGGATTCGCGCCGACAACAGACGGCCAGCTCGCTCCGCAGCAGGTCATCCAGCGCATCGGTGAGCTCACTGGCCCGGAGGGCGTGTACGCATCCGGCGTTGGACAGCACCAGATGTGGTCGGCGCAGTTCATCAAGTACGAGCGCCCCAACGCGTGGCTGAACTCCGGCGGCGCCGGAACAATGGGCTATTCTGTGCCCGCTGCGATGGGGGCAAAGGTTGCACAGCCGGATCGCCACGTGTGGGCGATCGACGGCGATGGTTGCTTCCAGATGACCAATCAGGAACTCGCCACCTGTGTTCTCAACAACATCCCCATCAAAGTGGCGATCATCAACAACTCCTCGCTCGGCATGGTGCGCCAGTGGCAGACGCTCTTCTACGACGGCCGCTATTCGCACACCGACCTGAACACGGGCCACGATTCCAAGCGCGTTCCAGATTTCGTGAAGCTCGCAGAGGCGTACGGTTGCCTCGGTATTCGCGTCGAGCGCGAAGACCAGATCGACGACGCGATTCGGCTGGCGCTGGAGACGAATGATCGTCCCGTTGTGATCGACTTCGTTGTTTCCAGCGATGCAATGGTGTGGCCGATGGTTCCGCAGGGTGTGTCCAACAGCTACATCCAGTACGCGCGAGAACACGCACCGGCATTCGATGAGGAGGCATGATCATGTCGAAGCACGTTCTGAGCCTTCTTGTTGAGGACACACCGGGCCTGTTGACACGCGTCGCCGGGCTGTTCGCGCGCCGCGGATTCAACATCCACTCGCTCGCCGTCGGTGTCACCGAGGTACCGGGCCTGTCCCGCATCACGGTTGTCGTCGACGTGGCATCCCACCCGCTTGAGCAGGTGACGAAGCAGCTCAACAAGCTCATCAACGTGGTGAAGATCGTTGAACTTGATCCGGCCGCTTCCGTGCAGCGCCAGCACATGCTGGTCAAGGTGCGTGCGGACAACACGAGCCGCGGAAACGTGCTCGAGGTCGTCAACCTGTTCCGGGCCCACGTCGTGGACTATTCGCCCGATTCGGTCGTCATCGAAATCACGGGTGATCAGGGCAAGGTCGATTCGTTCCAGCGGGCGATCGAGCCGTTTGGTATCAAGGAGATTTCGCAGTCGGGTCTGCTGGCACTGGGCCGCGGACCGAAGTCGATCTCCGAGCGCGTCCTGCGCTAAAAACACTTCTCCTACTTCTCTTTATCATCGATTCAAGGAGCACTCCTATGGCAGAGATCCTCTATGACGCAGACGCTGATCTGTCGATCATCCAGGGCAAGAAGGTTGCAATCGTTGGCTACGGCTCGCAGGGCCACGCCCACGCGCAGAACCTTCGTGATTCGGGTGTCGAGGTCAAGATCGCGCTGCGTGAGGGATCCAAGACGGCGCAGAAGGCCTCTGACGAGGGCTTCGAGGTGCTGACGGTCGCCGATGCAACGGCATGGGCTGACGTCATCATGATCCTCGCGCCCGACCAGCACCAGCGCGGGATCTATGAAGAGAGCATCAAGCCCAACCTCGCACCGGGCAAGGCGCTGGCTTTCGCGCACGGCTTCAACATTCGCTTCGGTCTGATCGAGGCGCCCGAGGGCGTTGACGTCATCCTCATCGCTCCGAAGGCACCCGGGCACACCGTCCGTCGCGAATTTGCGGCTGGCCGTGGCATTCCCGACATCATCGCCGTTGAGAAGGACGCCTCTGGCTCGGCCTGGGATCTCGCGCTTTCGTACGCCGCAGGCGTTGGCGGAACGCGCGCGGGCGTCATCAAGACCACGTTCACGGAAGAGACCGAAACCGACCTGTTCGGTGAGCAGGCCGTTCTCTGCGGTGGCATGAGCCACCTCGTGCAGGCGGGCTTCGAGACCCTCACCGAGGCCGGTTACCAGCCCGAGATCGCCTACTTCGAGGTTCTCCACGAGCTGAAGCTGATCGTGGACCTCATGTGGGAGGGCGGAATCGCCAAGCAGCGTTGGAGCATCTCCGACACCGCTGAGTACGGCGACTACGTTTCCGGCCCCCGCGTGATCGACGCGAAGGTCAAGGAGAACATGAAGGCCGTTCTCGCCGACATCCAGTCGGGTGCTTTCGCTGAGCGCTTCATTGCTGATCAGGACGCGGGCGCTCCCGAGTTCACGAAGCTTCGTGCCGAGGAGGAGCAGCACCCGATCGAGGTCACCGGTCGCGAGCTCCGCTCGCTGTTCTCGTGGAAGAACAGCGACGACGACTACGTTGAGGGCACTGCCGCGCGTTGATCTTCGCGTAAACACAACGGGCCGCACCTTTTGGTGCGGCCCGTTGTGTTTATGACCGGCGAGAGCGTCCCGTCGCAAACAGAGCCCACGCGATGAGCGCGGGCTGGAAGAACAGCCGTCCGAATCGCTTCGCGTCGGTGTCGAGCCCGAACCCGTCGCGCTGGTGGATCCACTGCGAAAGATTGCCGGGGAAGATGGCGACGAAGAAGATCGCGGCGATCCAACCGACCGATCGACGGCACTTTTTCGGCGCAAAGAGCAGGGCTTTACCTAAGCCGATCTCGGCGACTCCCGATGCGACAACGGTTGTGTCGGGGTGGAGCGGAACGAAATCCGGAACCTGCGCTCGAAACTCTTCTCGCTTGGTGGTGAGGTGGGAGAGGCCGGCGATGGTCAGAGCAGAGCCCAGGAGGATGCGGGCGATGGTGCGAGGCTTCGACATGCCATGAGCGTAATCGCCCGCGACGCCCTGAGGGGCGCCGCGGGCGAAGAATGTGGAGCCGGGGTTAGCCGACGAAGCCCACGATGACGTTGTACGTGGCGTCCAGGCCCGAGATATCGACGTCGGAGGAGAGCAGGCCGATCTCCAGATCGAGCGTTCCCTCCGTCAGCACATCGCTCGCATAGTCACCGGCGGTGAGAACCAGGTCATCGCCATCCCAGAGGTTCACGATGAGCAAGACGTCGTCGACATATGCGTCACCCACCCGTGACACGGAAACATTGGCCACGGCGACGCCGTCGGACTCGCCGATCGTTGCTTCATCGATGACGATCAGGTCGTCGATTCCTGTGACACCGTCCGGGAGTGCCGATGCCGACGACGTGTCGGGCAGCGTGACCTCGATCTCGTTGACCTCGATGCCGTCCGGGATCAGGGTGAATGTCCCGCTGACGAGGTTCTCTCCCGGAAACAGCGCCTGGTAAGACCAGTCGTAGTCGACGTAGTTTCCGTCTGCGTCGTACCCTTCGATATCGATCGATGCGGAGTTCCAGAACACGTCGGTGTTCGGGTTAGTAATCCACACGGCGTAGTCATAAACCATTGAGCCATCTTCGATCTCCCACGCCTCGGAGATCGAGGTACTGGTGATGATCAGAGGCTCCGCTTCGAAAGCCGATGTCTCTTCTGGCTGTTCGACCGGTTCCTGAGGTTCGGAGGATCCGCCCACCCCGAGATCATCGAGGCCCCGCTGCATTTCTTCGCACTCTTCCTCAGTGAGTTCGGCGCACAGAATGTCTTCGACGAATCCGGGGCTTTCATCCACGAGCTGCCCGATCAAGAGGAACCCACTGATCAAAAGGACAATTCCCGACACGATGGCCGCGATGGGCGCGAGGATGAGGGCCGTGATGCTCATCCCCTTGGATTGTTTCTTGACGAGAGCAATGATGGCGAAGACGATCGCGGAGATTCCGACGACCGTTCCGAGGAAGATTGCCGGCCACCAGAACGACAAGATGCCGAAGATCATCGCTGCGATCGCGAGAAGGAGAGCCGTGAGGGCCAGGCCCTTTCCGCGAGGAGTGTCCGGCGTTGCGGCGGGATATCCGGGCGCGGGCGGGACGGGGTATCCCGGCGCAGGAGGTGCGGCGTATCCGCCCGGCTGCTGCGGGTAGCTCTGGTCGGGAGCCGCGTATGACGAAGCGGCCTGTTCGGGCGTGGCGTACGAGGGCGGCGCGGCGTCCGTCTGCTCGGGTGCCACATAGGGCGGAACGGGAGGTGCCGGTGGCGCGGGCTGATGTGTTGGCGCCGTCTCCGCTTCGCCGGAGAGCGGCTCACCGGGCTGTGTCGGCGTCGCGTCGGAGTTCTCC containing:
- a CDS encoding DUF308 domain-containing protein, with protein sequence MSDNNTNEPQSPDETPPLQPENSDATPTQPGEPLSGEAETAPTHQPAPPAPPVPPYVAPEQTDAAPPSYATPEQAASSYAAPDQSYPQQPGGYAAPPAPGYPVPPAPGYPAATPDTPRGKGLALTALLLAIAAMIFGILSFWWPAIFLGTVVGISAIVFAIIALVKKQSKGMSITALILAPIAAIVSGIVLLISGFLLIGQLVDESPGFVEDILCAELTEEECEEMQRGLDDLGVGGSSEPQEPVEQPEETSAFEAEPLIITSTSISEAWEIEDGSMVYDYAVWITNPNTDVFWNSASIDIEGYDADGNYVDYDWSYQALFPGENLVSGTFTLIPDGIEVNEIEVTLPDTSSASALPDGVTGIDDLIVIDEATIGESDGVAVANVSVSRVGDAYVDDVLLIVNLWDGDDLVLTAGDYASDVLTEGTLDLEIGLLSSDVDISGLDATYNVIVGFVG
- the ilvN gene encoding acetolactate synthase small subunit — protein: MSKHVLSLLVEDTPGLLTRVAGLFARRGFNIHSLAVGVTEVPGLSRITVVVDVASHPLEQVTKQLNKLINVVKIVELDPAASVQRQHMLVKVRADNTSRGNVLEVVNLFRAHVVDYSPDSVVIEITGDQGKVDSFQRAIEPFGIKEISQSGLLALGRGPKSISERVLR
- a CDS encoding D-arabinono-1,4-lactone oxidase, with product MTTTDERNWAGNLVYRAERLAAPKTQEELSAVLAEARRASVIGTRHCFNDIADTTGTLISLAEMPREIDVVGDAVRVSAGTRYGDIAPQLQRAGRALGNLASLPHISVAGAVATGTHGSGDRIANLSAAVRAMTLVTADGDVRELRRGDDDFPGAVVHLGALGVVTHLELDTEPDYEVAQRVFDAPRWADVLARFDEVTALGDSVSIFTAFESTDVARQLWVKRRVPHGEIDTALIERIGARPADGPRHPIPGVFPDACSEQNDVPGPWFERLPHFRLAFTPSVGEELQSEYLLPRERAAEAIDALQTLSSSIAPLLHVCEIRTMKADDLWLSPAHGRDSVGIHFTWHRDEPAVRELLPRIEAIVAPLGARPHWGKIFTMPGDEVRSRYDRWEDFRELQQRLDPRGIFRNAYLERVGL
- a CDS encoding acetolactate synthase large subunit — translated: MPADPTTGAVPRPPARHSSTPVITGAEAVVRSLELLGVKDVFGLPGGAILPAYDALMGDNSLNHILVRHEQGAGHAAEGYASASGEVGVAIATSGPGATNLVTAIADAYMDSVPFVAITGQVFSTLMGTDAFQEADIVGITMPVTKHSFLVRKAEDIPQAIAQAFEIAKTGRPGPVLVDITKDAQQNEVPFVWPPKFDLPGYRPVTKAHGKQIQAAANLLAEAKQPVLYVGGGVVRGRASEELKTFAEATSTPVVTTLMARGAFPDSHQQHLGMPGMHGAVPAVLALQEADLIIALGARFDDRVTGKAELFAPKAKVVHVDIDPAEIGKIRAAEVPIVGDVKEVLVDLETAYRSSTAAHRPDFAEWWQYLNGLRDQYPLGFAPTTDGQLAPQQVIQRIGELTGPEGVYASGVGQHQMWSAQFIKYERPNAWLNSGGAGTMGYSVPAAMGAKVAQPDRHVWAIDGDGCFQMTNQELATCVLNNIPIKVAIINNSSLGMVRQWQTLFYDGRYSHTDLNTGHDSKRVPDFVKLAEAYGCLGIRVEREDQIDDAIRLALETNDRPVVIDFVVSSDAMVWPMVPQGVSNSYIQYAREHAPAFDEEA
- a CDS encoding LacI family DNA-binding transcriptional regulator; this translates as MAVTLKDVAQAAGVSIKTVSNVINDYPHIRPITREKVEQVITELGYTPNQTARNLRSGRTGVIALAVPDLSLAYFAELAAAVIEAAEKASLTVQVEQTGGTREREIALLRTPRLQQTDGVLFSPLEMSQSDAHLLDVGYPLVLLGERIFGANCDHVTMRNTEAARAATDFLLDTGRRRIALVGAHEGEVIGSAGLRLKGYRDALDARGIAYDEQLVAPAGEWHRVDGLESARELLERGVEFDALFALNDTLAFGAIRALEESGRRVPDDVAVIGFDNIDESAYSLPALTTVDPGREWIAQRAVDALVERIANADLPPRQELAAFRVIERESAVAPGARD
- a CDS encoding DoxX family protein yields the protein MSKPRTIARILLGSALTIAGLSHLTTKREEFRAQVPDFVPLHPDTTVVASGVAEIGLGKALLFAPKKCRRSVGWIAAIFFVAIFPGNLSQWIHQRDGFGLDTDAKRFGRLFFQPALIAWALFATGRSRRS
- a CDS encoding alpha,alpha-trehalose-phosphate synthase (UDP-forming), whose amino-acid sequence is MSRADLVVVANRLPVDRVEGPDGEPSWRRSPGGLVTALEQVMQNLDGAWVGWGGKADLEVDPFEFDGNLLVPVKLSPADLQDYYEGFSNGTIWPLYHDVIAAPVYKRSWWDAYVRVNRRFAEAAAEVANEGGVVWVQDYQLQLVPKFLRELRPDVTIGYFHHIPFPAYALFAQLPWRKQVLEGLLGADVVGFQRLADAGNFQRSIRRLLSYPTKSDTVQVPDGEGETRLVIAKHYPISIDAEQFIALSKDPAIIARAKALREQVGTDTLLLGVDRLDYTKGIRHRLKAHSELLADGRLTASAATLVQVASPSRPGVEAYQDLRDEIEKTVARTNGDYSSVEYTAIRYLHQGFPREEMVALYLAADVMLVTALRDGMNLVAKEYVAVRADNTGVLVLSEFAGAADELGSALLVNPHDIDGTKDTIMRAINMPKAEQARRMKTMRKKVMDHDVEKWGRSFLADVDALRKERADKAEADNA
- the ilvC gene encoding ketol-acid reductoisomerase translates to MAEILYDADADLSIIQGKKVAIVGYGSQGHAHAQNLRDSGVEVKIALREGSKTAQKASDEGFEVLTVADATAWADVIMILAPDQHQRGIYEESIKPNLAPGKALAFAHGFNIRFGLIEAPEGVDVILIAPKAPGHTVRREFAAGRGIPDIIAVEKDASGSAWDLALSYAAGVGGTRAGVIKTTFTEETETDLFGEQAVLCGGMSHLVQAGFETLTEAGYQPEIAYFEVLHELKLIVDLMWEGGIAKQRWSISDTAEYGDYVSGPRVIDAKVKENMKAVLADIQSGAFAERFIADQDAGAPEFTKLRAEEEQHPIEVTGRELRSLFSWKNSDDDYVEGTAAR
- the ilvD gene encoding dihydroxy-acid dehydratase, translating into MSDNAGTEPTTGIDIKPRSRVVTDGIEATTSRGMLRAVGMGDDDWDKPQIGIASSWNEITPCNLSLDRLAQGSKEGVHRGGGYPLQFGTISVSDGISMGHEGMHFSLVSREVIADSVETVVMGERLDGTVLLAGCDKSLPGMLMAAARLELASVFLYAGSIAPGWVKLDDGTEKTITIIDSFEAVGACKAGQMSESDLKKIECGFAPGEGACGGMYTANTMACVAEALGMSLPGSSTPLSADRRRDMYAHRSGEAVVEMLRKGITTKDILTKKAFENAVTVAMVLGGSTNAVLHLLAIAREAGVDLTLDDFTRIGQRSPHLADVKPFGQFVAQDFDRVGGMPVVMKALLDAGLLHGDAMTVTGKTVAENLADLDIAPLDGEVVRSLDNPIHATGGLTILDGSLAPEGAVVKTAGFDAEVFEGPARVFERERAAMDALTNGEINKGDVVVIRYEGPKGGPGMREMLAITAAIKGAGLGKDVLLLTDGRFSGGTTGLCIGHIAPEAVDAGPIAFVRDGDLIRVNVAARSLDLLVDEAELASRREGWESLPPRYTRGVLAKYSKLVRSAAQGAVTG
- the otsB gene encoding trehalose-phosphatase, with the translated sequence MSSIPEGFGEAIALLAQAPRLLVALDFDGTLSPLVDEPMTARATPEAKAAVQALVASPQTTVAFVSGRSLADLRVIAEHTDDSQVWLAGSHGAEHWRPAGAAPRLRAMSDGAEREARQAAELATDAEAAVHGVDGAWIEHKAFGFALHTRRAHAEDEATARDAVDTIVAKRAPSWRRRDGKNVVEFAWRHEGKDTAIAELREAVGADAVLFAGDDVTDEDAIRSLEDGDMGIHVGAGETVASYVVDDTPTLAAVLTALARIRST